TGCTGACATTGCTGGCGCTGCCCCAGAAGGCTGCGTGCGCCTCGCTCAGCTCCACGGTGTGGCCGCCAGGATCGCTGCCCACGTAAACCTTCTCCGTGCTGTAATCCAGATACCACGAGCCCGGCCCAACGGCGGAAAGGCCGGCAACGCGCTTGAGAGGCTTCGAGTCAAAAAACAGGTCCTCGGGGTACATGCACGCCGGATGCTGCTTGTCACATTCACCCCGGTATGAGTGAAGGGAACTCACGGGTACATCAGCCACCCAATACTGGCCTTGTTGCGTGAAGTTATCCAAAATTGCGGCCCCATTCAGGGTGGCTCCCGGTTGTCCGGTAAAGGTGTCGCCGTCCTTCGGCCGAATGGACTGGAGCCGGTAGGTGCCGGGGATGATGAGGAACGAGGTGCCCGGCGGGTGACTGTTGACCAGGGACTGGATGTCGTCGCCAGGATGCACCGTGACCTGACTGCTGGAAGAAGCCGGCTGGACGGGTTGTATCGCAAGGAGCATGAGGAATAAAACCAAACAGGAAAAAAGTCTCAGGCCCTTCAGCCGTCTCTGCATTCTGGTCCTGATTGCGGTCATGAGATTCACCTATCGAGCCGAAGCATTTTGAACGGAGGCTGCTGGAAAACCTTCCAGAACTCTTTCATATGGCCGCTGGAGTTTCATTTGCCTGCCGGGACGGGTTCGAGTTCAGGAGCCCTTTCCCGGATCACACGGACAGGCCTCGGGTTCTCGCGGAGACGTCTTCGCCGCAAGAACTCCGCATACCCGAGGATCACAAGAAAATAGAGAGGGGCCTGCCAACTGAACATCGGAACAAGCACGCTGTTGATCGTTAACAGGGCAAACACTGCGATTGCCTCGTATGCAAGTTGCCGCTCGGGCCTGGCGCCGGATGTACGGCGAAGAAAGGAGACGAGGAACCACCAGACGGCTATGATCGCGGCGATGAATGGAATCAGTCCCCAGATACTCGATCCGACAAGGACCCCCAGGTAATCGCTGTGCAGGCTGGCGGTTGTTCCCATTCCGAGCTTGGCCATCACCGCGAACCGCTCGCCGGCGTAGGCCCCATATCCTGTGAACGGACGCTCCAGGAACCTTTCCCATGCAAACTTCCACCACACGAGCCGGCTGCTTAATGTGGAAAGGGCCTGATAGTCTTCTCCGCGTCTGAGAAATGCCCAGAGCACGCTGCCCACTCCAGACAGCAAGAGAAGCGGCCCCACCACAAACGTCATCACTGTGCCGAGGCGCAACCGCTTGGAGATGAACAAAATCAAAAATACGCCGAGGAGAAAACCTCCAATAGCCATTCGAGTCTGCGAAAGCACCATCGTGACGACGCTCGCCGCGAGGACCGGGAAATACCAGGCGCTCCCTCGCTTGGTTCGCTCCAGCGGCATAAGGCGGCAAAGGCAGACTAGCCCTATCATCGCAGCATAAATTCCTACGCCTTCCGAGCTTTGGGCGGGCATGACCCCACTCAAGCGCATTCCCAGCGAGGCGTCCTTGGGCAGTCCGATGGGGTACAGGGCCGCCGTTGGCCAGATTATTGCGCCCATCCACACGGAAACAAGCAGAAAGCCATAGAGTGCCCAGGTCCAGTTAAAAAGGGACTTAAACTCTTTCACGGACCCTACGGTATCGAGAATTGCGGCAAGCAAGCCGATAACCATCAGGTATTCGCCTGATTTGAATAGCGTCCACGACGGGTACACAGACCAAACGCTGGATGCCACACAGACAAG
This window of the Terriglobia bacterium genome carries:
- a CDS encoding O-antigen ligase family protein yields the protein MRYIQKAGDFSETYVPAGPRHGQWAWAAPFFVLLGVASTIGIIAVMDHYGEGKSILALLFLPFGLLLLGVGFVGGLSRIRSLLARLTWWHFLWALLFASALVFRQRSVNEIDSNPLDAWAVYRVSLDFIVGVVLLTRLALRRPPFLGSMFRGFVGITTVFGLVCVASSVWSVYPSWTLFKSGEYLMVIGLLAAILDTVGSVKEFKSLFNWTWALYGFLLVSVWMGAIIWPTAALYPIGLPKDASLGMRLSGVMPAQSSEGVGIYAAMIGLVCLCRLMPLERTKRGSAWYFPVLAASVVTMVLSQTRMAIGGFLLGVFLILFISKRLRLGTVMTFVVGPLLLLSGVGSVLWAFLRRGEDYQALSTLSSRLVWWKFAWERFLERPFTGYGAYAGERFAVMAKLGMGTTASLHSDYLGVLVGSSIWGLIPFIAAIIAVWWFLVSFLRRTSGARPERQLAYEAIAVFALLTINSVLVPMFSWQAPLYFLVILGYAEFLRRRRLRENPRPVRVIRERAPELEPVPAGK